A stretch of DNA from Ricinus communis isolate WT05 ecotype wild-type chromosome 4, ASM1957865v1, whole genome shotgun sequence:
CAATTTTGTCTTTGCTGTTTTACTCTACCTTatgtattcatttatttttgtaagttCTTTTTTGACGACTAGTGCGCATAGAATTGTCTTTTGCTTGTTGCTCCTGTGGCCCTCTATTTCTCTCCCACACATGACTTTGTAGCACTTACTGCAGAAACTGGGTGAAGaattttggttttttaagTGTTGAAAACAACTGGATGGGTAGTGTCCAaaagcaaattaaaaaaaaaaaagcttctAGCAAGTACATTGAATTCGCAAGCTTCCAGTGAGATAAAGGCTACATGAAGTTTCTACTGTTGTTCATGGGACCAACCAATCTCTAGCTTCTTCAATGGCAGAACTTGCCTTTTCCATGATTTAGTTACCCCCTCTGCTAGAATGGGCTCTGGGAACTGCTCACTGGATCAGGTAAATTAAGGCATCGTTCTATTGTTAATGGTGCTAGTCCTTGGGGATAGATGAAAATGGGCATGGAGAAATAATCACAGTGCATTTGTAACCTTATTATGTCTGATTGAAACACTATAATTTATGCAATTCTCAAATGGCGTTTATCCTTCCTGTTCCTGCTCTTTAAACGAACTGTTCACCACTTGTACTGTccaaatgttttttttttcatcttctCTAGCTGTGaatcttcttccttttatgCGAGCAATACTAAACTTTTTTCAGGagcaaaattaaaattgaggaAAAGGTTGCCAGTCTAGCGTTTTAGAAAGACATGCTCAATCTACAGGATACAAGTGCATGTTTTGTTTCAACTAAGCTTGCGCAAGATTGCCCACATGCCTGCTTGACTTGCCATTTAGATATATGacataaaaaaaacataagaaGAAAGGGGAAAGATACAGGCGGACACTTGAATATTGTAAAATTCACTGGGAAATGGGCACAATAACATAGTATAGATCCTTCAAATTTCAGCATCCCAAAGATCTATAATTGTCCTGTATGGACTTGTTGTACTGTTAACGTATACCTCTCCTCTCATGATTTTCCGCTCCTCCATTTTGTCAATGTCAACGATATCTTGATCGTCTAATTTGAGATTGAGGGCCTCCATGTTTTCCCTCATCCTCTTCTGATTGAAGCTCTTCACAATCATGCTAGACCCTTTTGATGATCCCCACTTTAAAGCAACCTACAAAAGAAATTCCTTAAAAGGTCAGACTTCTCATATTTTTTACTAGAATAAAAGGTGACTCTGATTTATCTTTACCTGAGCTGGAGTGGCTTTGTGTTTGAAAGCAATGGATTTCATGATTGGATGATCCACCACAGCAGTTGATCCCCATGAATTTCCAGGGCCACCAAGCGGTGAATAAGCACTTACATGGATCCTGTAATCTGCACAGACGCCTCGGAGCTTGCTTTGTTTCCACATTGGATGCATTTCCACCTGCAACCATACAATTCAGTGAtcaaaattatcattaattacTTTATCAAATAGTTTAAAGAGATTTATTATGTTgtcaactaaataaaaatgggTAGTTCCACATGGTTTACGGACGACAACATAAACTAGAGGAAGAGCAAAATACATGAAATAAGTGGAAGgtttttctgtttttaaattttcataaagaGAAGTAATGACTTCAATTAGCACATTTAATAACAATCAATTAAGTGCCAACCCTGTTGACATTTTCTCTCATGACGTTCtacttcatatttttattatgagttttAACATCATCACGTTTGTAAGCAGCATTTGACTTTTTAATCCTTGATGGCGACCTGATAATGACAggtaaaatattttgatagaaATGGGATGTAATTATGATAAAAGTCTTCTTGTATCCAAAAAATCTATTGAAATTCTCAAAGAATTCTGAATCCCTTGCATTCAGATTCATATAGATGGAGAGGTAAATTTCATGAATGAAAGTTCACTACCCCATCAAAATGCAATGCTTGTGatctatttttttacttttatatctGAGCATGATCTTTTGGATATGGGTGCCTAATAGTCTGCAGTAGTACAGTACCTGATTGACAGCTGGAGGTACAgaagcaaaatccatcaattGTATGATTTTGTTGCTGGAGAAATTGCTGACACCAATGCATCTACACAATCCCAAATCCAAGCATCTCTCCATTCCAGCCCATGTCGACTCAATGTCTAAGCACTCCACAAAATCTTCTTCTTGGGGCACAGGATAACAAGCCCAAGGCTTTAGCTTCACTGGCCAGTGCACCAAATACATGTCTAGATACTCCATGCCCAAGTTCCTAcgacaaagaaagaaagaaagaaacatcgatctcagatatatatatagatgtttGTTTCTACAACCAATAGAGATTGCGTTGGAATATTTTCAAGATACTCTTCTGTTCCCTAGGCCACAGTCTTGGGGAGTACCGTATCCTTTAGTATATACACGCATACTTTTTACATACAGAATATATTAGGAGTTTTCAGTTGTGGAAATTTAAATCATTGGACTGAATTGATGAAAGTGAATTCAAATTGTAAGGATCTAATTTTCCATCAAAAAACTCTGAACtgaaatttaaagaaaaataaataaaataaatggcCTGTCAACAATTTTCCATCATTTCTCCGTAATGtgtctaaaattatattaacttataagATAATTCATTCATGAAAAAGATTTGGGTTTATCCCAATAATTCATTTTACTGGAATATGAATTCAGGGAATTTTGTTGTCTTTTTCTCCTCCGCGTACGAAACTGTATCTGTCAACAAGAACCCAAACTCCAAGGCTCTAAAGCTAAAGCTTGCATCCAGGTAGCAAGATAGAATAATTTAAGCATGGATATATTACTACAAGGCACATGCTTACTTTAGAGTTTGCTTGAGAGCTGAAACAGGATCATGATGATCACTCCCCCATAGTTTAGATGTAACAAAAACGTCTCCTCTGTTAACTGTTTGGTCAAGAATTGCCTCTCTTAAAACATTCCCCACTGCAGGCTCAGAACCATACACTTTTGCTGTGTCAAGGTGCCTGTAACCCATCTGCATGCCACAAATTAATCACGTTCAAATTTTCATGCAAAAACCATGTCTCTtatgaaaggaaaaagaaaaagaaatatgccAGTACAAGCAAAAGGTTCTTTTTGCATTTGGTCACTAGCTATCTAGCTGACCCACATTGGCATTGCATTTAGATAATGCTAGTAAACTACTTTTGAATGGTTCAAGGGAAGTCCCTTCTGGAGCTAGCTAGCACTTGAGAATGCAGTAAAGAGCTAGCTAGCTCTAAAATGCTATGGGATGCCCTTGAAAGGTTATTTTAGGCAGCTGAGTAATGAGCAGTAACTATTAAAAGATGTATCAGTAACCCTAGTCTAGAAAACTAACATATAACAAAAGACAAAAAGGGTACAAAAAAtgtacacacacacacacacacacacatatatatatatatatacctcaAGTGCAGTATGAATGGCGAGTTGTGTTTTCTCCCTATCATTTTGGAAGGTAAAAGTGCCAAGTCCCAAGACTGGCATGGTAATCCCACAGTTCAAACGAACTTGGTTGCTCTTCATCTCTCTTTTCTTGATGATGATTAtgccctctctctcttttgctTTGGTAGATTATAAACCATACAAGTGTATGTGCATGACTGTGGCTCTCTAAACCCAAACCTATTTATACACACCTCAAGtcaacttccttttctttaacgGTTTTCTTAAGACAATATCACTGAATTTATGATTCATTTATTTGAAGGAATTAATGAGGTAAGATGTGTGTTAGCTAgagtaatttatatatattataaaaattattcatcatcaAAGAATGTGATCTTCCATGTCTCTTGGGATTTTTATTAACTGGGCCACTCTATCATCAAAGTGGGGAGGTGGCTTAAAACCCTTCTCAAAGGGGAACCGCGTTGCCAATTTATATCAGAAATAGGCAATTAATAATGCCTCTTTCCTGCAAAATATAATTCTCTTTTTAAGGGGTTTTGTTGACTTTGTTCTGGATTTTATTTGTGTTTCTAAACATTGTATTTTGACAGCCAATATGAAAGTCAAGCAATTTgggtatatttaattatgccataagtcaaatttatattcttatatacACAACATAAATTACTTGTGTGGCATTACTGTATTCCTCAATTAGATGTTTGTGGGTTGACTTTACTAAAATTGGTCAATTGGGTAGGCATCGAATACCTGTCTTTTCTTGCTAGTGATGCATGAATTTTGTTTAACACAAGATTTGGTCGGCATTTTATTTGCCggctaaggaaaaaaaaatgaactaATTAAAATCTCGAATTGATTACTCAAAtacaataagaaaattatatataaagaaaaactatagTGAAGAgatgacatatttaatttcaagCAATAAGTTGAATTTTGGCTGAAGGCATATGTAGACACTTAaacttttaatgatttttcaCTTAGACacttcaattcttttttttttttttttttttgccattTAAACACTTAAATTTGCTCATTTTTATCATGTAAGCATATGTGCATACACTTTCAGGAATTCAGCAAGTGTATGCATATTCGACTCCTATAAAAGtccttataatttttataaaatcatattttaacccttatactttttaaatactttataGATATTGTAAAATATCTTGCAAAAGTTATAAGAACTTAGTAAGATAATTGAAAACTAAAGTTAGTGGAAGTGTGTGGCATGCATGctcatttaaaaaagaaaaagagcaaatttaagtgtttaaaaggtaaaaatataagtgtttaagtggtaaaaagaaaagttgggGTGGCCAAGTGATAAATCATTAAAAGTTCAAGTGCCTATATATATGCATTAAGCGTTGAATTTTGGTAGTGGTGCAGatgcataaatattttatactatatGCATGCTTATCCTACTTAATGCCAAACATATTTACTGGTTTTTTCtgttaaaaatttcaaagaataatgaaattttaatatatatatatatattaatagattATGATTTATCACGATATCTAAgacttataatttaaattgaaaatatgtaatttttagcTTATAATTACATATGGATTGAAGTTGAAACCATTTGATTGTCGTGATAACaaaattgaattgtttttaAAGTACTAACCAACAATGTGAtgctaaattgaaaaaaaaaaaaaaaagttagatATAATAGTTATAGCAAATTATGAATCTGGAAGAATAAAAGGAATCATCTGGGATGtttttttagaagaaaaataaaatgaaacgacagaaagaaggaaaattgCGTTTTGGAATTAGGATAAGATTAATATTAGAACAGCACCGGCAGTATAGGTGTAGGAATCTGAAAAATCAAGACAATCTCAGGCAAATCCCCTTTTTATTTTGGactgatgatttttgtttaattataatgtTTGGTGGTCCACTTGGATTTGGGCTTCTGAGTTCTGTCTTTGTGTTTTTACGAGACAGGTcatgtaatatttattttacgcGCAAAGATCTTTATCAGGATTTTCGAGCCTAGAGTCAACTCTCCTTTTAAGTTAACACTTGCTCATTTACCtttaattatctttcttttaacttaaaattttgttaattcACCTTCTCAATCTTCATTCTCAAGCACAACTTTGTTCATTTAAATGTTACTTTGGTGGCATTGATGTTATTGGGTTttagagaattttaatgcatAAAAAGAAGTTAATTAAGCTCAAATTAATACCCATTTAATACTACTGATCCAGATTTTACTAAACCACTACCATATATCAACACTAAAACATAGGTCGGTAATTGTATCGATTTGGAGATCTGTTGAGATAAACAATCTCATATTTAAGTGAGGTTTGAATACAAATATTTAAGGTTAAAAAGTTGCATTACCTAACAATAGAGATTTATCCGAGTATTTGTAGATATTGCTTGAAAATTAAGCTAATTATGCATGATGACTTCCGAATTAGTATTATGGTGATCTTCTTAGCACTCTGTTTTTGTACAGTAGATATCACTCTCTTATTTATAGAGAGCCTAATCagtttattaaaaagaaaaagagagaaccTAATTACTTAGTCTTGTTTTAAGAGATCCTTAGATATGTAGGAACGTATCACTAATAAAAACTGGTTCCCAAATTGCCTCAAACTTGaggatattattatttcaaagtCCATAAGTGCAGCCCAATTCATTCTTCCTTATTCAATAATCTAATCTTCTAATGCTATCAATATTAGGAGTGGCAGATGCAGTGAATTCTATAGTTAATTAGTAGTTTTAGCCTGCCGTTGTTATGGACAATATGGACATCATTTTGGCATCGCTAATCTGGATTTAATAATCTTTTAGccaaaaaagaggaaaaaagaaaaaaaaatgattataattatctaattgGAATTAGAAGGCATAGTCTGGCCACTTAAAGTAAGCTTTGCTTTCCATCGGTTCCACAAAAAGACCCCCTCAATACCCAAAGTGGAACAACCAGGACGTGCGTTAACAAACGAATTCTTTTTATAGCACAAGAAAGTTGATCCATGTTTTACCCATACAGGATGATTATTGATCTACCCACAGAAGAGAgagatttgataaaataatacattACATTCACATCTCCATAACTAGTAGGATCCGGATCATGAAAGATTAATTCATGTTGTTACGGATTCTGCCAGAGCGATTATAGATTTGAATACAGGTTGGGGGCATCCACAATTTGAAACTGATCTAAAATGTCACACTGACCAGTGCAGTATGAcatcagagaaaataagaagaaaaccaAGCCATTTCAACACGATAATTGTTATCGGTTCTTGGATGCTTTCCTACATGCAAAACAGGAACAATTGGTGCAGAGACACTAGCAGTTCAAATATGATAGTAATCCATTACTCAAGTTGTGATTCAAATTGTCAGTGCCACACACAAAGGCACGTGACTTTGCATTTCAGATGCACATCCTACATGAATTTGTCAAAAATCAGCCAAAGGACATGATTATGTACTTGTGTTGAATTACATAGATTTGCTAGATACAGAATAAGAGTTGAATAAAGGCACATTATAACAGGTAGCAGTCTCTCCTGACTCATTCTGCTGCTGTGAGTAGCAACTGATTCAACTCTAACCAGAATGAAGTTGCCTCATGTAGtatctgaaagaaaaaagagtatCAGTGTGACGCTgggaaaacaaagaaaaaatgaagaacaaaCTAAAGGACAAGGAAAGAGGCAACAAAATAACCAGGGGATAAGAAAGTTACCGGGGGATTGCGGGGGAAGGAGAAGACATTATATATGATTGTTGGACTAAAATTAATCCAGAGGGATCCCTTTGACATCCATATTCAACTAATCCACGAGCAAGGTATTACCTTAAGATACTCATCTACATTAATTACACTTCATCTGCTTATCTTTTAGAGTGGCATCAATGATCATTCtgcaaaagaatatatatgaaaaattaaaacgtAACAATGTAAAATCCAACAAAAAGtgcaaattaattaacataccTTTAAGTAGGGAGTAGAAGGATAAGACAGCTCCATATTGTGTAAAACTGCTCCAAGGAAAATATTCTGCACCTGGATGCAGATGGAAGGGATCACTTTTGCAGTGCCAAAGGAAATTCCATCTTCAAAGAGCACAAGCATCTCCAGTCACTTAAAACTGAGAATAGGATAAGGTTTTACTCTCCTTGccaatttctttaataaaattgcTCACCAAGATATACCATGTCACATCATTAGGAATGAAGGCATTCTCAACCCCTCTAAGGAGGAGTAAATAGGCATCATCAAACATTCCCGCTCTGCAATGCCAACAAATCAAAGTGTTATAAGTAATAGCATCAGGTTGTATTCCTTCAGCCTGCAACTTGTTGAAGAGATTGAAAGCCTCCCGAATGTTTCCCATCTTGCATAAACCATTAATAAGGCTGTTGTAGGTAACAACGTCAGGGGCCAATCCTCGATGAATCATATCCCTCAGAAGTTCAAGTGCATTACATACTTTCCCGACTCTACATAGACCATtgatcaataaattgcatgaGATATTGCTGGGAACTAAATCCTTCCTGACCATTTCATCAAACAATCCCAATGCTTTCTCAGTGGCCCCAAGTTTGCAGAATGCTTTTATTAGGCCATTGTAAGTAATTTCATCAAGTGGGCATCCTCTGAATAACATGTCATTCACAAGCTTAAGTGCTTCTTGTATTGCGCCTCCTCTCAGAAAAGCATGAATCAATGTGTTATAAGTTACTGTATTAGCAATAACACCATCTAATAACATATCACGATACAGAGCTAAGGCATCTTCCTTCCTATCGACCTTGCATAAACCAAAAATTAGAGTATTGAATGTAAAAATGTCAGGCTTGCATCCTTTGTCTGACATTTCACCAAGCATGTCTAGAGCTTTAGGAACCTTCCCATTCTTGCATAAAGCACGTAATAGGACATTGTATCCCATTATATTCAGTTCAAATCCCTTAGCTGACATCTCATTTAAAACATAACCAGCTTCCTCTAGTTGATTTTTCTTGCAGAACCCATCAAGCAAAGTAGTATATGTGATTAGATTGGGCGTGCAGCCATTGGCGGACATGTCATTAACCATATCGACAGCGGAACCCATAAGCCCCTTCTTGCAGAGCCCATGTATCAGTGTGTTAAATGTGAAAACATCAGGCCTACATCCATTTTTTATCATCTTATCATACAAAAAAGCATTCGCTTCATCCAAGCGCCCACTTTTCACATACCCATTGATCAAGATAGTGAAGTGCACATCATTTGGAGTAGGGACTTTGTTTAACAATACCTGGGCTTCATCAACTTTCCCCACTCTGCACAACCCATTCATTAGAACACCATAGGTAATATCATTAGGGGTGAAACCCCGGAAAAGCATCCGGTCAACCAATTTTGCCCCCTCATGAATCCGGTTGAGCCTGCACAACCCATAGATAACATCATTGAAGGTATCAACATCAGGCAGGCAACCCATCAGGAACATTTCCTCCAAAAGTTTCAATGCCTCATTCACTCTATCCCTCTTGGAAAGTGCATGTATAAGAGTCTGGTAGACCACTGAATTTGGCACACATCCATGTTTTGTCATGTCTCTAAGTAGTGAGCAAGCATTGTCAACTTCGTTAACCATACAAAGCGCTTTCATCACCACCCCAAATGTGTAAACAGTGGGAATAACGCCCTTACTCAACATCTCATAAAAAACATTAGCTGCAACACTAGGACAATTAGCAGATACTAGTATATCCAACACAACATTATACGACTTAAAGGTTGGTTCACAACAATAAACACCCTTCATATCCAATAACATCCTAGTAGCTTGGCCAGGCAAATTAGCCCTCCCATAATATTTCATGATACAAATGAAGAGGGACTCTCTAAAAGCAATCCCTTCCTCTTTAATCTGCAACAACAACTTATCTATAACTTTAAACTCCTTGGCTGCCCCAAGCTTATCAATTAACACATGATACACGTCAAATGTGTGACAGTAGCCCTTCTGGGAACCTGCCCATTGGAATATCGCCATTGATGTGGATACATCAAGTGGCAATAGAAGCAATTTACAGAGTTGAAATGGGGTGATTTGATTAAAAGATCTTCGAAGCTCTTTGAGGTCAAATGGTTTGAGTAATCTTTCCCATTCTGTCTCATTTTCTGAATCATCATCTTTCAATTTGCTAAAACTATAATTTCTGGGAAACCCCAAGATGAAATATTGGAGACTGGGCAAAGACTGCAGGGTTTCGCCCACATGAACCATGAGCTTTGCGCCTTTCAGCATTATTGTATATGAAAAACTTGGCCATCAAAATCCAATAGATTTTTGGGCATCTGCTAAAGTAGAGTGCATTCACTCCACGTCTTAATTTGCATTTAGTAAATTATATCCACCTGAAAATGAAACCAGATGAGTTTGCAGGCAATACCATTTccttaagaaagaaaaattcaaacagTTTAAGTTCGTGAATTGGGAAAaatcttataattataatcaaGTTAAACCTATAACAACCCTCACTTATCTTGGAATCAATAGCTCAGTCGAGCTGAGTATATAAACATCAATGCTTCAGTAGCAACTATAACTGATTCAGATAGATAACTTAAAGAGTATTGTGTAAACTGAAATAATTAACTTGAAAATATTCGATGCAAGAAAAACCTCGCAATGTTTTGCTACCAAAATCGCGCAATTTGTGATTTTTCATATCAGAATAAAAGTGCTAACTGAAAAAAGAGAAGGCCCGTATGTGGAGAAACCTGAGATTCATcaatatcttattattttgGAACCAATAATCATCAAAAGAATGAACATTTATCAGCAGCAATTCAACAAACACTTAACAGGCATTCTTCACGGAccatgataataatattaccaatcattattattatttttgcgGCATTAGAAATGCCAAATCCTGAGGGCAAGGACCTACCTTAGAAACCTATCTAGAAAGGCCGAGTAAGTGACTAAACGGAGATGAAGCAACTATGAAGCAGATTAGCAGAGCCTGAGAGTTTGAGACTCTCGTGTGAGACCCAATCAGGCTTCTCCTGAACGACGTCGTTTTTATTTTACAGGCACGCGTCGTGGCAAGGGACACATAATTTCCCCCTTAAAATAGCATAAACAAAAAacaatctattttttaaaactgaaaaaatcAAAGTTATGACTTCCTCTGCCGATTCAGATTTTATAATTGGAGCAAAAATATTTCAGTCTTTGGAGCATTTAGTCGTTCTATTTCAGATTGTTccgaaatatatatatatatatatatatatatatatatataattaaaaatataatattataaaattattattcataatctaattaaatatcacATTAGAAAGCAACAAGTAAATATAaactcaattttttattattatagaattacaataataaaatgtttttttataatataatcgACTAAGGTATGAAGTAGTATCTTGtaatataaattcataaaaattaaattagataagtcttaaattgttattactaaataatatagattatattataaaaatattttaataaattagtgaaAAGAATATATAGTTAAATTGTAGAgcatgaaataaaataataaataaggataaagaaattattatataggattttagatttttagttttaaaattttagatttaatttgttttgttgACAAATAGagtaaaaattttattgagtTAGGGTTAAGTGTCATTGAACTACTTAACTcaattcaataatataattttttttttaagttaccTCATCTCAGCCTATCTTGTTAATCTCGGTCGGAATAATCGTTTAAACCTAATCTCGATCGTTCTAATCCAAAATGCTAAGATTTTGACCAATACgaaacaaaaaatattctattccgtttttcttaataaaataggaTATCCCGACCAgaataaaatgaaatcaataaatttaaaaaaaaatctttaaaaaagaagTACTATCTCGATTTTTATGCAATATGTTGATGGCAACAAACAATTAATATGGACCGACTATATCACTAACCATTTAATTACTCGGATAAcataaacatttttttttcaattcctTAGCTATGTATATGTACG
This window harbors:
- the LOC8289615 gene encoding non-functional NADPH-dependent codeinone reductase 2, whose amino-acid sequence is MKSNQVRLNCGITMPVLGLGTFTFQNDREKTQLAIHTALEMGYRHLDTAKVYGSEPAVGNVLREAILDQTVNRGDVFVTSKLWGSDHHDPVSALKQTLKNLGMEYLDMYLVHWPVKLKPWACYPVPQEEDFVECLDIESTWAGMERCLDLGLCRCIGVSNFSSNKIIQLMDFASVPPAVNQVEMHPMWKQSKLRGVCADYRIHVSAYSPLGGPGNSWGSTAVVDHPIMKSIAFKHKATPAQVALKWGSSKGSSMIVKSFNQKRMRENMEALNLKLDDQDIVDIDKMEERKIMRGEVYVNSTTSPYRTIIDLWDAEI
- the LOC8289614 gene encoding pentatricopeptide repeat-containing protein At5g64320, mitochondrial isoform X2 — its product is MLKGAKLMVHVGETLQSLPSLQYFILGFPRNYSFSKLKDDDSENETEWERLLKPFDLKELRRSFNQITPFQLCKLLLLPLDVSTSMAIFQWAGSQKGYCHTFDVYHVLIDKLGAAKEFKVIDKLLLQIKEEGIAFRESLFICIMKYYGRANLPGQATRMLLDMKGVYCCEPTFKSYNVVLDILVSANCPSVAANVFYEMLSKGVIPTVYTFGVVMKALCMVNEVDNACSLLRDMTKHGCVPNSVVYQTLIHALSKRDRVNEALKLLEEMFLMGCLPDVDTFNDVIYGLCRLNRIHEGAKLVDRMLFRGFTPNDITYGVLMNGLCRVGKVDEAQVLLNKVPTPNDVHFTILINGYVKSGRLDEANAFLYDKMIKNGCRPDVFTFNTLIHGLCKKGLMGSAVDMVNDMSANGCTPNLITYTTLLDGFCKKNQLEEAGYVLNEMSAKGFELNIMGYNVLLRALCKNGKVPKALDMLGEMSDKGCKPDIFTFNTLIFGLCKVDRKEDALALYRDMLLDGVIANTVTYNTLIHAFLRGGAIQEALKLVNDMLFRGCPLDEITYNGLIKAFCKLGATEKALGLFDEMVRKDLVPSNISCNLLINGLCRVGKVCNALELLRDMIHRGLAPDVVTYNSLINGLCKMGNIREAFNLFNKLQAEGIQPDAITYNTLICWHCRAGMFDDAYLLLLRGVENAFIPNDVTWYILMEFPLALQK
- the LOC8289614 gene encoding pentatricopeptide repeat-containing protein At5g64320, mitochondrial isoform X1, whose amino-acid sequence is MLKGAKLMVHVGETLQSLPSLQYFILGFPRNYSFSKLKDDDSENETEWERLLKPFDLKELRRSFNQITPFQLCKLLLLPLDVSTSMAIFQWAGSQKGYCHTFDVYHVLIDKLGAAKEFKVIDKLLLQIKEEGIAFRESLFICIMKYYGRANLPGQATRMLLDMKGVYCCEPTFKSYNVVLDILVSANCPSVAANVFYEMLSKGVIPTVYTFGVVMKALCMVNEVDNACSLLRDMTKHGCVPNSVVYQTLIHALSKRDRVNEALKLLEEMFLMGCLPDVDTFNDVIYGLCRLNRIHEGAKLVDRMLFRGFTPNDITYGVLMNGLCRVGKVDEAQVLLNKVPTPNDVHFTILINGYVKSGRLDEANAFLYDKMIKNGCRPDVFTFNTLIHGLCKKGLMGSAVDMVNDMSANGCTPNLITYTTLLDGFCKKNQLEEAGYVLNEMSAKGFELNIMGYNVLLRALCKNGKVPKALDMLGEMSDKGCKPDIFTFNTLIFGLCKVDRKEDALALYRDMLLDGVIANTVTYNTLIHAFLRGGAIQEALKLVNDMLFRGCPLDEITYNGLIKAFCKLGATEKALGLFDEMVRKDLVPSNISCNLLINGLCRVGKVCNALELLRDMIHRGLAPDVVTYNSLINGLCKMGNIREAFNLFNKLQAEGIQPDAITYNTLICWHCRAGMFDDAYLLLLRGVENAFIPNDVTWYILVSNFIKEIGKESKTLSYSQF